One Polypterus senegalus isolate Bchr_013 chromosome 10, ASM1683550v1, whole genome shotgun sequence DNA segment encodes these proteins:
- the rab9b gene encoding ras-related protein Rab-9B: MSGKSLLLKVILLGDGGVGKSSLMNRYVTNKFDSQSFHTIGVEFLNRDLEVDGRFVTLQIWDTAGQERFKSLRTPFYRGADCCLLTFSVDDHQSFENLGCWKKEFIRYSDVKDPEHFPFVILGNKVDKVERQVTTEEAHAWCKENGDYPYFETSAKDDTNVDIAFEQAVKQVLAVEEQLEHSILGNTIDLHGNRKPSSSLCC, translated from the coding sequence ATGAGTGGAAAGTCATTGCTTCTGAAAGTTATTTTGTTAGGCGATGGTGGAGTTGGTAAAAGTTCTTTGATGAATAGGTATGTTACCAACAAATTTGACTCCCAGTCCTTCCACACCATTGGTGTTGAGTTTTTGAACCGGGATTTGGAAGTAGATGGACGATTTGTGACACTCCAGATTTGGGACACAGCTGGGCAAGAACGCTTCAAGAGCCTCCGGACACCTTTCTATCGTGGGGCTGATTGCTGTCTTCTTACCTTTAGTGTGGATGACCACCAAAGTTTTGAGAATCTGGGGTGCTGGAAGAAAGAATTCATCCGCTATTCTGATGTAAAGGATCCTGAGCACTTTCCTTTTGTTATCTTAGGGAACAAAGTAGATAAGGTGGAACGCCAGGTGACAACAGAGGAGGCCCATGCATGGTGCAAAGAGAATGGTGATTATCCTTACTTTGAAACTAGTGCTAAGGATGACACAAATGTagatattgcatttgagcaggcAGTGAAACAAGTTTTAGCTGTTGAAGAACAACTTGAGCACTCAATTTTGGGAAATACAATTGATCTTCATGGCAACAGAAAACCTTCCTCATCATTATGCTGCTGA